Part of the Saccharococcus thermophilus genome, TGAAAAAAGCGATTGAAAACCATCAAACGTATTTTCCGTACAAATGAAAAACACTTGACGATCGGAGAAGGAAAAGTAAGATAAAATTAAATTACGTCTTCATGGATTTTGTAGAGCCTCCCATTCGGGAGGTTCTATTTTTTTGTCCAAAAAAACAAAAGGCTTGGCTGGTAACATGGACAAGCCCCTGCTTGTCCCATAGGTTTTATACAACAAAAGGATTTTTTGTTGCATTTTTTTCTTTTTGTTTTAAGATATTGAAGGATTTTTTCTTTTTCTTTAGTATTATGTTGCATAGGTGAATTAAAAAAGGGGTGATCATCTATGGAATTTGTTGATCCAATTTATGATAAAGCAGATATTCCAAGAGTAAAAAAAGTATTAAAAAGCATGGTCAATGGCGAGCGTAATTTACTTTGTTTTGAAATTGGGCTTGCTACGGCATTAAGACCTAGTGATCTATTAAATTTACGAGTAAAAGACGTCAAAGACGGGATTGTTCGAGTTCGTGCGAAAAAAACCGGAAAAGCGTTAGAAATTCGTTTAAATGATCGGGTGTATAACATGGTGAAATCGTATATTCAGTACATGGGCGATGACGA contains:
- a CDS encoding tyrosine-type recombinase/integrase, giving the protein MEFVDPIYDKADIPRVKKVLKSMVNGERNLLCFEIGLATALRPSDLLNLRVKDVKDGIVRVRAKKTGKALEIRLNDRVYNMVKSYIQYMGDDDKLFNMDRTTLYRIMNKAGKMLNLEENLGAHSIRKTKAYHLYIDSGYDISLVMELLQHENAGDTLRYIGWEKKKLAEAVAEHDL